From Saccopteryx leptura isolate mSacLep1 chromosome 3, mSacLep1_pri_phased_curated, whole genome shotgun sequence, one genomic window encodes:
- the PLN gene encoding cardiac phospholamban — translation MEKVQYLTRSAIRRASTIEMPQQARQNLQNLFINFCLILICLLLICIIVMLL, via the coding sequence ATGGAGAAAGTCCAATacctcactcgctctgctataagAAGAGCTTCAACCATTGAAATGCCCCAACAAGCCCGTCAAAATCTCCAGAACCTATTTATCAACTTCTGTCTCATCTTAATATGTCTCCTGTTGATCTGCATCATCGTGATGCTTCTCTGA